The following coding sequences lie in one Rutidosis leptorrhynchoides isolate AG116_Rl617_1_P2 chromosome 4, CSIRO_AGI_Rlap_v1, whole genome shotgun sequence genomic window:
- the LOC139840183 gene encoding uncharacterized protein At1g66480-like — MGNSLGSKNKTTKVMKINGETIKFKTPVNARDVLKDQPGLVLLDSEAVKHFGIRSKPLEPQEDLKPKRLYFLVELPKLQEDNKHSTRRVRSGIINMSAKDRLENLKLARRSASDLSYMKPAASFMVENGGSGGGVDPLRVKLRLPKAEVERLMKESKDQTEAAEKIMKLCMENSGAGGGDGGDVAAERRRVRWNDDGSRDGHKGRGKRVGFLPVSQELSVEEHTWM, encoded by the coding sequence ATGGGAAATAGTTTAGGATCAAAAAACAAGACAACAAAAGTCATGAAAATAAACGGTGAAACAATCAAGTTTAAAACGCCCGTTAACGCCCGTGATGTGCTCAAAGACCAACCGGGTCTCGTGTTACTCGATTCGGAGGCCGTAAAACATTTCGGCATTCGATCTAAACCGTTGGAGCCACAAGAAGATCTTAAACCTAAAAGACTTTACTTTTTAGTTGAGTTACCAAAACTTCAAGAAGATAACAAGCATTCAACAAGAAGAGTTAGGTCAGGGATAATAAATATGAGTGCTAAAGACCGGCTTGAGAACTTGAAATTAGCTCGAAGATCGGCGTCGGATTTATCGTATATGAAACCGGCGGCGAGTTTTATGGTGGAGAACGGCGGAAGTGGTGGTGGTGTTGATCCTTTGAGGGTGAAGTTAAGGTTACCTAAAGCTGAAGTTGAAAGGTTGATGAAGGAAAGTAAGGATCAAACTGAGGCGGCTGAGAAAATTATGAAACTTTGCATGGAGAATAGTGGCGCCGGCGGAGGAGATGGCGGTGATGTGGCGGCGGAGAGACGGCGTGTACGGTGGAATGATGATGGTAGTAGAGATGGTCATAAGGGCCGTGGG